One Pieris napi chromosome Z, ilPieNapi1.2, whole genome shotgun sequence DNA window includes the following coding sequences:
- the LOC125062387 gene encoding uncharacterized protein LOC125062387 produces the protein MFVWLWTISLFSISRTLKMEHKLTYNLDSPRWDMRSNHINRHSHNFYEIDGLNPNNEELQSYFNFLSDLSGKLINKIRENIKTNYGLEKYEASLIDSNFNSTNSEYQIILKDYFKKMVKNSKYNDSTIFLLDFTDLSNFLLQSVVENNLSDLKEKASLSDIWYNQPFKFTVLRQQMKILMNVMETEICNKLSICIGNTIYSEFIVECLRNLLDTKENNLKSFFLAVSDILYEHMHTIKGNEVFRKKMEILAQLDSIYQRDVVDFMDEILTGQDTDIFQTQFTDLVQALRALIKFIDENYDLNYENVDKLDDLSKRFYEMKNYSNSDIKTSLEELVNNMEVNVKIWPLQVQSKLDYLWTQVTQIAARI, from the exons ATGTTTGTGTGGTTGTGGACAATTTCACttt tttcAATATCAAGAACCTTGAAGATGGAACACAAATTGACGTATAATTTGGATTCACCACGTTGGGATATGCGAAGTAATCATATCAATAGACACAGTCATAACTTTTATGAAATAGATGGACTCAACCCTAATAATGAAGAGTtacaatcatattttaattttctatcaGACTTATcaggaaaattaattaataaaattcgcGAGaacataaaaactaattacgGTCTAGAGAAATACGAAGCCAGTTTGATTGATTCCAACTTCAACTCTACGAATTCAgaatatcaaattattttgaaagacTATTTCAAGAAAATGGTAAAGAACTCCAAATATAACGATAGcacgatatttttattagatttcaCAGACCTCtcaaattttcttttacaatCCGTCGTGGAAAATAACTTATCAGATCTAAAAGAAAAGGCCTCTTTATCGGACATTTGGTACAACCAACCTTTCAAATTTACGGTTTTGAGACagcaaatgaaaatattaatgaatgtaATGGAAACCGAAATTTGCAACAAGTTATCTATTTGCATAGGAAATACTATATACAGCGAATTTATTGTTGAGTGCTTACGAAATTTACTAGATAccaaagaaaacaatttgaaATCTTTCTTTTTGGCTGTGAGTGACATCCTCTATGAACACATGCATACTATTAAAGGTAATGAAGTTTTTCGAAAGAAAATGGAGATTCTTGCTCAATTGGACTCTATTTATCAACGCGATGTTGTGGACTTTATGGATGAAATTTTAACTGGACAAGATACTGATATTTTTCAAACCCAATTTACAGACTTAGTACAAGCATTGAGGGCTCTCATTAAGTTTATTGATGAAAACTACGATTTGAATTATGAAAATGTAGACAAATTGGATGATTTGTCTAAAAGATTTTACGAAATGAAAAACTATTCCAATTCAGATATTAAAACTTCACTAGAAGAACTGGTGAATAACATGGAAGTTAATGTTAAGATTTGGCCTCTTCAAGTTCAAAGCAAGTTAGATTACTTATGGACGCAAGTAACACAAATAGCTGCTAGAATATAA